The genomic interval GCGGCGCGAGAGGTCGAGCATGTCCGGATCGCGGAAGCGCTCGGGGTCCCGGTCGGCGGCGGCGAGCACGACGAGTACGGGGTCGCCGGCCGCGATGTCCTGGCCGCCGAGGGTCAACGGCTCGGTGGCGTACCGCCATGTCGCGAGCTCCACCGGCCCGTCGTAGCGCAGGAGTTCCTCGACTCCGGTGGCGAGCAGCTGCGTATCCCCCTCGGCGAGTGCGCGCTGGAGCCGCTCGCGCTGCTCCGGGTTGCGCAGGAGCGCGTACACACCATTTCCGATCAGATTGACCGTCGTCTCGAAGCCGGCGAAGAGCAGGATGAAGGCCATCGCGGCGGCTTCGTTCTCGGTGAGGTGCTCGCCGTGGTCGCTGGCGCGGATGAGGCCCGAGATGAGGTCGTCGCCCGGTTCTTCCCTTTTGCGGTGGATGAGTTCGGCGAGGTAGTTGCGCATCTTTTTCACCGAACGGGCAACGCCACCGCGCGGACCGCCTCCATGCCGAATCATCATCCCGGCCCAGTCGCGGAAGTCGTCCTGGTCCTCGCGCGGTACGCCGAGAAGGTCGCAAATGGCATAGATGGGGAGCGGGAAGGCGAACTCGTGGATGAGGTCGGCGCTCCCCTTCTGCGCGAAGCCGTCGATCAGCTGGTCTGTCAGCTCTTGCACGCGCGGTGCGAACTCGGCGACCGTGCGTGGCGTGAAGGCCTTCGACACCAGCCGCCGCAGCCGGGTGTGGTCGGGCGGGTCGATGTTCAGCAGATGCGTCATGAGCTCGGCCTTGCGCTCACCCGGAATGCCGGTCCTGCGCTTGGCGTGCGCGGACCCGGCGTGGTGCGCCGGATCCTTGGAAAGCCGCTGGTCGGCCAGCGCCTGCCGGGCATCCCCGTACCGCGTCACCAGCCATGCGTCGACCCCGCTGGGCAGTGTGGTCCGGTGCACGGGCGAGTGCTCGCGCAGCCAGGCGTACGCGGGGTAGGGGTCGGTGGCGAACTCCCAGGTGAAGAGCGCGGGAGTGGGGCCGGAGGCGTGCTGGTCGGGCATGCGTCGACACTAGCTGCGGGCGGTGCCGGGTGCGCTGGGCCGTCCCCTGCGCTCCCGTTCCAGCTGTGACATTTTGCGGCTGCCGCCGCGTGAGGGGCTCCGCGCCGGACCCGCGCCTACCGCCGCCCCGCCGCCTCCGTTGCGCGGATCGCGTCGCGGTATGTCCTGCCCGCTGCTCGCAGTGCCGCCTCCGGGTCTACACCGGCCGCCTCTGCCCGTACCGCCAGGGCCAGCAGTTCGTAGCCGATGCCTTCGCCCGTCGGGAGTGGGACTTCCAGGCCTGCCGTTCGTACGCGGGAGGCCAGTTTTGCCGCCAGGGCCAGGCCCGGCTGGCCCAGGGGGACGCCGTCGGTCAGTGAGTCGCGCTGCTTTTCGGCCGCCTTCGTGCGGAGCCAGTGCTCCTTGACCTCCTCTGGCGTCTCGGCCTTCTCGTCGCCGAAGACGTGCGGGTGGCGGTGGATCAGCTTCTCGACGATCGTGCCTGCGACGTCGTCGATCGAGAACGGCTCGTCCTCGTCCTCCTGCGCGATGCGCGCGTGGAAGACGACTTGGAGGAGTACGTCGCCGAGCTCCTCGCGGAGTTCGTCGCGGTCGCCGTCCTCGATGGCCTCGACGAGTTCGTACGCCTCCTCGATGCCGTACTTCGCGAGGCCCTTGTGGGTCTGCTGCGACGACCACGGGCATTCGAGGCGGATGCGGTCCATGACCTGGATCAGGTCGAGCAGGCGCGCGCCCGGCAGGTCGTACGAGCCGGGGAGCAGCTCCAGGTCGGGCATCTGGACGCGACCGGACCCGGCCAGCCTGGCGAGGCCGTCGGTCAGGGCCTTGTCGCCCTCGCCCGAGGGGATGACGACGACGGTGCGGTCGCCCTCGCACGCGTCGAGCAGCTCCTGCGCGGTCGGGGCCGCGTGCTCGACGGTGATGCCCGCCTCGCGCAGGTACGGCAGCTGCGGGTGGCCCGCGTCGGCGCACAGCACCTGGTCGGCGGCCCGCAGCGTCTGCCAGGCGGGCCAGGACAGCAGGCCGGGCGCGACGCGGTGGCTGGCGGTGAGGAGGACGATGCGGCCGGGGTCGGCGGGTGCGGGTGCGGAGGCTTCGCTGGTCACCTCTCGAACGTACCTCGCCCCTGTGACAACGCCGCTACACGCCCTCGGGGGCGGCCGCCTCCTTGGTGACCTGCGTGATCCACGGGGCCTTGTAGTCGCCGAGCTGCATCTTCTCGTCGTCCCAGGTGCCGTAGCGCGGGTTCACGTCGATGCGCAGTGCCTTCGACGCCGCGATGAACGCCTCGTTCACCTTCTTCTGGCCGGCGGGGGTGTTCGTCGCGCCGATCGCCGCCGCGAGCTTGCCGACCAGGACGTCCCTGCGGATGGCGTTGTCGATCTGGTCCGGGGCGACGCCGCGCTGCTGGAGATACATCGCGGCGAGCTGCTCCTCGCCGCCCGCCTGCCGCACCGCGTCCGCCTTCGCGGTCTGGATCTCCTTGCGGCTCACGCTCACACCGGCATCGTCGGCGGCCCGCTGCACGATCCGGTCGACGATCAGGTCGTAGAGCTTGGCGCGGCCGAGCTGCCCGGTCGAGCCGACCAGCT from Streptomyces spiramyceticus carries:
- a CDS encoding cytochrome P450 family protein; the protein is MPDQHASGPTPALFTWEFATDPYPAYAWLREHSPVHRTTLPSGVDAWLVTRYGDARQALADQRLSKDPAHHAGSAHAKRRTGIPGERKAELMTHLLNIDPPDHTRLRRLVSKAFTPRTVAEFAPRVQELTDQLIDGFAQKGSADLIHEFAFPLPIYAICDLLGVPREDQDDFRDWAGMMIRHGGGPRGGVARSVKKMRNYLAELIHRKREEPGDDLISGLIRASDHGEHLTENEAAAMAFILLFAGFETTVNLIGNGVYALLRNPEQRERLQRALAEGDTQLLATGVEELLRYDGPVELATWRYATEPLTLGGQDIAAGDPVLVVLAAADRDPERFRDPDMLDLSRRDNPHLGYGHGIHYCLGAPLARLEGQAAIATLLRRLPDLRLAVEHDDLRWRGGLIMRGLRTLPVEFDAGKI
- a CDS encoding nucleoside triphosphate pyrophosphohydrolase; this translates as MTSEASAPAPADPGRIVLLTASHRVAPGLLSWPAWQTLRAADQVLCADAGHPQLPYLREAGITVEHAAPTAQELLDACEGDRTVVVIPSGEGDKALTDGLARLAGSGRVQMPDLELLPGSYDLPGARLLDLIQVMDRIRLECPWSSQQTHKGLAKYGIEEAYELVEAIEDGDRDELREELGDVLLQVVFHARIAQEDEDEPFSIDDVAGTIVEKLIHRHPHVFGDEKAETPEEVKEHWLRTKAAEKQRDSLTDGVPLGQPGLALAAKLASRVRTAGLEVPLPTGEGIGYELLALAVRAEAAGVDPEAALRAAGRTYRDAIRATEAAGRR
- a CDS encoding SurA N-terminal domain-containing protein codes for the protein MHRRRRTALSVSAALLVAAPFLAACGNEAHPGAAAVVGGGRIEVAALQDQVKDVRQAQQSSPQAAQLVGSTGQLGRAKLYDLIVDRIVQRAADDAGVSVSRKEIQTAKADAVRQAGGEEQLAAMYLQQRGVAPDQIDNAIRRDVLVGKLAAAIGATNTPAGQKKVNEAFIAASKALRIDVNPRYGTWDDEKMQLGDYKAPWITQVTKEAAAPEGV